A window of the Radiobacillus deserti genome harbors these coding sequences:
- a CDS encoding M20/M25/M40 family metallo-hydrolase, with protein sequence MNQMNKDFLLELLTTPSPSSMEMGIQKKWINYITPYADEVITDHAGNAIAVLNPEAEFKVLLAGHCDEIGLIVSRIDEQGYLYVQKVGGVNPKAAVGMKVTILGYGKTITGVIGVNAQHHGGIKGDFELEDLFIDCGATSKEEIEKYVQIGDLAVYKREPEVLMDRYIAGRGLDNRTGAFIVAEVLRRLSKEDVNVGVYAASTVNEETNMGGAFFAAAGIQPTMAIACDVTFATDYPNVNKSKYGDIKLEKGPVLAKGAPINRKINQILEDTVKSLNVDVQYELTPSSTGTDADMMRRTGRGVPVSLVSLPLRYMHSPVETASFKDMEEEIELLVTMIKNLTGKESLNPLED encoded by the coding sequence ATGAACCAAATGAATAAAGATTTTTTACTAGAACTATTAACGACGCCATCTCCTTCTAGCATGGAAATGGGTATCCAAAAAAAGTGGATAAACTACATAACTCCATATGCAGATGAGGTGATAACAGACCATGCAGGGAATGCGATTGCCGTCTTAAATCCAGAAGCGGAATTTAAAGTTCTCTTAGCGGGACATTGTGATGAAATTGGTTTGATTGTCAGTCGCATCGACGAGCAAGGGTACCTATATGTTCAAAAAGTCGGCGGGGTAAACCCGAAGGCTGCTGTTGGCATGAAAGTGACGATTCTCGGCTATGGAAAAACAATTACTGGTGTTATTGGAGTAAATGCACAACACCATGGTGGAATTAAGGGAGACTTTGAACTAGAAGACTTATTTATTGATTGTGGAGCTACTTCTAAAGAAGAGATAGAAAAATACGTGCAAATAGGCGACTTGGCTGTTTACAAGCGTGAGCCTGAAGTATTAATGGATCGATACATTGCAGGACGTGGCTTGGATAACCGTACTGGAGCATTTATTGTTGCGGAAGTACTGCGTAGACTCTCGAAAGAAGACGTGAACGTAGGGGTATATGCAGCAAGCACGGTCAATGAAGAAACAAACATGGGTGGAGCATTTTTTGCAGCAGCTGGTATCCAACCAACGATGGCAATTGCTTGTGACGTTACATTTGCAACGGACTACCCAAATGTTAATAAAAGTAAGTATGGGGATATCAAATTAGAGAAAGGTCCCGTTCTTGCCAAAGGAGCACCTATTAACCGGAAAATTAATCAGATACTCGAAGATACGGTTAAATCGTTAAACGTGGATGTTCAGTATGAGTTAACGCCAAGCTCCACTGGAACGGACGCAGATATGATGAGAAGGACAGGGCGAGGCGTCCCAGTAAGTCTTGTATCCTTACCATTACGTTACATGCATTCTCCGGTTGAAACAGCCAGCTTTAAGGATATGGAAGAAGAGATTGAATTACTCGTTACAATGATTAAAAACTTAACTGGCAAAGAAAGCTTAAATCCTTTAGAAGATTAA